From Pseudomonadota bacterium, a single genomic window includes:
- a CDS encoding cation:proton antiporter — MTSLERRILALLVLLALPGGFAAAIPFGDAGAARSTASASAAPRGGADAGPREVLRPSSAAEAPPVGREAKALSSAAAPSSAKGGGPQPWNSVALFLATIAGIFLLGAFGEVVFARTNVPDVIWLIIAGILIGPVAGIVTRVQLLAIAPYFAALTLVVVLFEGGSRLNLSALSTAAPRSALLALLTFVSAVAVVAVISMGLSAIGWLPAVWTWKHGLLLGSILGGSSSIIIMPAMSQAKVESRVANLINLESALTDAFCVVSATALINLMVGGAEGGSAATALANSFGIGLAMGGASGLLWLLLLGPLSKSEHAYPITLSALFLLYVLIERAGGSAALGVLAFAIIVGNAIGITTKIGLARAVELRPDTRGFHSQMAFIIKSFFFTFIGAMLSPPWSLIAMGGLLGGVLLVARIPGAWLATLGSGLSRAQRKLVIVSMPRGMAAGVLATLPAAAGVPGTDQLPVVVFAGVLTTILVFAIGFPLARQSAAAPVPAAENAPASPAPPLASAKAGLPVSSPDDEAAADRVE; from the coding sequence GTGACGTCCTTGGAGCGGCGGATCTTGGCGTTGCTCGTGCTACTCGCGCTTCCGGGCGGGTTCGCAGCGGCAATTCCCTTCGGCGACGCCGGCGCAGCACGAAGCACCGCAAGCGCGAGCGCCGCCCCGCGGGGCGGCGCCGATGCAGGGCCGCGCGAGGTGCTTCGGCCCTCCTCCGCGGCAGAGGCGCCCCCCGTGGGGCGCGAGGCCAAGGCACTTTCCAGCGCCGCGGCGCCCTCCAGCGCGAAGGGCGGCGGGCCCCAACCCTGGAACTCGGTGGCGCTCTTCCTGGCCACCATCGCGGGGATCTTTCTCCTCGGCGCCTTCGGCGAGGTCGTCTTCGCGCGGACCAACGTCCCGGACGTCATCTGGCTGATCATCGCTGGTATCCTCATCGGCCCGGTGGCCGGCATCGTCACCCGCGTGCAGTTGCTGGCGATCGCGCCCTATTTCGCCGCGCTGACCTTGGTCGTTGTCCTCTTCGAGGGCGGCAGTCGTCTCAACCTCTCAGCGCTCTCGACCGCAGCGCCGCGCTCGGCGCTCTTGGCCTTGCTCACCTTCGTCTCGGCGGTCGCCGTCGTCGCGGTGATCAGCATGGGGCTCTCGGCCATTGGCTGGTTGCCGGCCGTCTGGACCTGGAAACATGGGCTCCTTCTCGGCAGCATCCTTGGCGGATCGAGTTCGATCATCATCATGCCGGCGATGTCCCAGGCGAAGGTTGAGTCGCGGGTCGCAAACCTGATCAACCTTGAATCCGCCTTGACCGATGCCTTCTGCGTCGTCTCGGCCACGGCGCTGATCAATCTGATGGTGGGAGGCGCCGAGGGCGGCTCGGCGGCGACGGCCTTGGCCAATTCCTTCGGCATTGGCCTGGCGATGGGCGGCGCCTCCGGGCTGCTCTGGCTGCTGCTGCTCGGTCCCCTGAGCAAGAGCGAGCACGCCTACCCGATCACGCTTTCGGCCCTGTTTCTGCTCTACGTGCTGATCGAGCGCGCGGGCGGCTCGGCGGCGCTCGGTGTGCTCGCCTTCGCGATTATCGTCGGCAATGCGATCGGGATCACCACGAAGATCGGCCTTGCCAGAGCCGTCGAGCTGCGCCCGGATACCCGCGGCTTTCATAGCCAGATGGCCTTCATCATCAAGTCGTTCTTCTTCACCTTCATCGGCGCGATGCTTTCTCCCCCGTGGTCCTTGATCGCGATGGGCGGCCTGCTCGGGGGGGTCCTGCTCGTCGCGCGAATACCGGGTGCCTGGCTGGCGACGCTCGGCAGCGGGCTGAGCCGAGCGCAGCGCAAGCTGGTGATCGTCTCGATGCCGCGAGGGATGGCGGCGGGGGTGCTGGCGACGCTGCCCGCGGCCGCGGGCGTACCTGGCACGGACCAGCTCCCGGTGGTGGTCTTCGCGGGCGTGCTGACGACGATCCTGGTCTTCGCGATCGGCTTTCCCCTGGCTCGCCAGAGCGCGGCAGCGCCGGTGCCGGCGGCCGAGAACGCGCCTGCGTCGCCAGCACCGCCGCTGGCCTCGGCAAAGGCTGGGCTGCCAGTGTCGTCGCCTGACGACGAGGCCGCTGCCGATCGCGTGGAGTGA
- the otsB gene encoding trehalose-phosphatase yields the protein MIYLFSEGCAGVLAALASGRLLVAFDFDGTLAPIVSQPDDAQMRPRTRELFAAVSQRFPCAVISGRSQADVAARLGGASVKYVVGNHGLEPGLGLEDFAAEVARARALLEAALAGLPGVEIEDKRYSLAIHYRRSDNKRQARRAIQRGIERLPVPMRLVPGRLVANLVPQRAPHKGDALLALRRAEGADAALYVGDDVTDEDVFKLDQPRARLLTLRVGASRASAASYYLRDQHEIDRLLGEVAALRETPSVA from the coding sequence ATGATCTATCTGTTCTCTGAGGGGTGCGCCGGCGTGTTGGCCGCGCTCGCCTCGGGCCGCTTGCTCGTCGCCTTCGACTTCGATGGCACCCTGGCGCCGATCGTGAGTCAGCCTGACGACGCGCAGATGCGGCCGCGCACGCGCGAGCTCTTCGCCGCGGTGAGCCAGCGCTTTCCCTGCGCCGTCATCTCGGGCCGCAGTCAGGCCGACGTGGCCGCGCGGCTGGGTGGCGCCTCGGTCAAGTACGTCGTGGGCAACCACGGTCTCGAGCCAGGCCTCGGGCTCGAGGACTTCGCGGCCGAGGTCGCGCGCGCGCGGGCGCTGCTCGAAGCGGCGCTGGCCGGCCTTCCCGGCGTCGAGATCGAGGACAAACGCTACTCGCTCGCGATTCACTATCGGCGGTCGGATAACAAGCGTCAGGCACGCCGAGCGATTCAGCGCGGGATCGAGCGCCTGCCGGTGCCGATGCGCCTCGTGCCCGGCAGGCTGGTCGCCAACCTCGTCCCGCAGCGCGCTCCACATAAGGGCGACGCCCTGCTGGCCTTGCGCCGCGCCGAGGGGGCCGACGCTGCCCTCTACGTCGGCGATGACGTGACGGATGAGGACGTCTTCAAGCTCGATCAGCCGCGTGCGCGCCTGCTCACCCTGCGCGTCGGCGCGTCACGCGCGTCCGCCGCCTCATACTACCTGCGTGATCAGCACGAAATCGATCGCTTGCTTGGTGAGGTCGCCGCGCTGCGGGAAACACCCTCGGTGGCCTGA